From a single Longimicrobium terrae genomic region:
- a CDS encoding DUF1499 domain-containing protein: MTSLAAFLLAGCNAAPRGLATPGGPLGPCPDSPNCVSTDAADAVHAMPPLPFRDTPAAALERARAALLREPRTRIVDERADYLHAESRSRLMRFVDDVEILVDSTAGVVRFRSASRVGRGDMGVNRARMERFTARFNGAPE, from the coding sequence ATGACCTCTCTCGCCGCCTTTCTGCTGGCCGGATGCAACGCCGCCCCGCGCGGGCTGGCCACGCCGGGCGGACCGCTGGGCCCGTGCCCCGATTCGCCCAACTGCGTGTCGACGGACGCGGCGGATGCGGTGCACGCCATGCCGCCGCTGCCCTTTCGCGACACGCCCGCGGCGGCGCTGGAGCGTGCCCGCGCCGCGCTGCTGCGGGAACCGCGCACGCGCATCGTGGACGAGCGCGCGGACTACCTGCACGCGGAGTCGCGCAGCCGGCTGATGCGGTTTGTGGATGACGTGGAGATCCTGGTGGACAGCACGGCGGGCGTGGTTCGTTTTCGGTCAGCATCGCGCGTTGGCCGCGGCGACATGGGCGTGAACCGCGCGCGCATGGAGCGGTTCACGGCCCGGTTCAACGGCGCGCCGGAGTGA
- a CDS encoding cysteine hydrolase family protein, with protein MPANNHDLHGNAPDTSSAVLIIVDMINDLEFPGGDELVPQLIPVAERIASLKARARKAGIPVVYANDNFGKWRSDFREVVDHVLNGDVKGKPLAEALRPDEDDYFVLKPKHSAFFATTLDTLLQYLGARHLILTGATGDTCVLFTASDAYMRDLHLHVPADCTASIDPDENARAIDYMARVHHADVTPSGELDLQKLARA; from the coding sequence ATGCCCGCCAACAATCACGACCTGCACGGAAACGCGCCCGACACCTCGTCGGCGGTGCTGATCATCGTGGACATGATCAACGACCTGGAATTTCCCGGCGGCGACGAGCTGGTTCCGCAGCTGATTCCGGTCGCGGAGCGCATCGCGTCGCTCAAGGCCCGCGCCCGCAAGGCCGGGATCCCCGTCGTGTACGCCAACGACAACTTCGGCAAATGGCGCTCGGACTTTCGCGAAGTGGTGGATCACGTGCTCAACGGCGACGTGAAAGGCAAGCCGCTGGCGGAGGCGCTGCGTCCGGATGAGGATGACTACTTCGTGCTAAAGCCCAAGCATTCCGCCTTTTTTGCCACGACGCTGGATACGCTGCTTCAGTACCTGGGCGCGCGCCACCTGATTCTGACCGGCGCCACCGGCGACACCTGCGTGCTCTTTACCGCCAGCGACGCGTACATGCGCGACCTGCACCTGCACGTTCCCGCGGACTGCACCGCGTCCATCGATCCGGATGAAAACGCCCGCGCCATCGACTACATGGCACGTGTTCACCACGCCGACGTCACGCCGTCCGGCGAGCTGGACCTGCAGAAGCTCGCCCGCGCCTGA
- a CDS encoding energy transducer TonB family protein: MKITHALIPALIALASPALLAAQQTAAAPERWQPAPLSAGLDSAQVAAQLAALPATREPRHAWVFSIEYTPEGTVSGVRMFFTPREPASAQAEVARILLAAARPRAAAPDPQPLVVTAVPGPRPLLRVPHETAPVPRNVSAMESALREGAERILRRDSELQGMQVEVRVRMRVNEDGIPIEANAVSPGADYVDQEAVRAAQALRFRPSRVEGRPAAVWVVIPLLLQFP, encoded by the coding sequence ATGAAGATTACCCACGCCCTGATTCCCGCGCTGATCGCGCTCGCCTCCCCCGCCCTGCTCGCCGCGCAGCAGACGGCCGCCGCGCCGGAACGCTGGCAGCCCGCGCCGCTTTCCGCTGGCCTGGACAGCGCGCAGGTGGCCGCCCAGCTCGCCGCGCTTCCGGCGACGCGGGAGCCGCGCCACGCCTGGGTGTTCTCGATCGAGTACACGCCGGAAGGCACTGTTTCCGGCGTGCGGATGTTCTTCACCCCGCGGGAGCCGGCGAGTGCGCAGGCGGAAGTCGCCCGGATTCTGCTGGCCGCCGCGCGCCCGCGTGCGGCGGCCCCCGACCCCCAGCCGCTGGTGGTGACGGCGGTTCCGGGTCCCCGGCCGCTGCTGCGCGTTCCCCATGAAACGGCTCCCGTGCCGCGCAACGTCAGTGCGATGGAGTCGGCGCTACGTGAGGGGGCAGAGCGGATTCTGCGGCGCGACAGCGAATTGCAGGGAATGCAGGTGGAGGTGCGGGTACGGATGCGCGTGAACGAGGACGGGATCCCGATCGAGGCGAACGCCGTGTCGCCGGGCGCGGACTACGTGGACCAGGAGGCGGTCCGGGCCGCGCAGGCCCTTCGCTTCCGGCCCTCGCGCGTGGAGGGGCGCCCGGCGGCGGTCTGGGTGGTCATCCCGCTGCTGCTGCAGTTTCCGTAA
- a CDS encoding TonB family protein, which translates to MKITRILLPALAALALPALLAAQEPAGAPAYESVSATVDSAVVAGELARLAAAREPAAEWTFAITWPPSGIASRVQMYFSRQEPAGPQAEVARILLANARRRPPAREPQIVAITAVPGRRAVLRVPLESQPVPLNRRAIERGIARASERLVRADSGLRATRAVVMVRMRLGADGVPGGITVVPPAGNPEIEQEAVRGAELLRFRPAMIEGRPVAVWIQLPLTFEFR; encoded by the coding sequence ATGAAGATTACGCGCATCCTGCTCCCCGCGCTGGCCGCGCTCGCCCTCCCCGCCCTTCTGGCGGCACAGGAGCCCGCCGGAGCCCCGGCCTACGAATCGGTTTCCGCCACGGTGGACAGCGCCGTGGTCGCGGGGGAGCTTGCGCGCCTTGCCGCGGCCCGCGAACCCGCCGCTGAATGGACGTTCGCGATCACCTGGCCGCCTTCGGGGATTGCCTCGCGGGTGCAGATGTACTTCTCCAGGCAGGAGCCGGCTGGGCCACAGGCGGAGGTCGCGCGGATTCTGCTGGCGAACGCGCGCCGCCGCCCGCCCGCCCGAGAGCCGCAAATCGTGGCCATCACGGCGGTTCCCGGCCGCCGGGCCGTGCTGCGCGTGCCGCTGGAAAGCCAGCCCGTGCCCCTGAACAGGCGCGCCATTGAGCGCGGCATCGCGCGTGCCTCCGAGCGGCTGGTGCGTGCGGACAGCGGGCTGCGCGCCACGCGGGCTGTGGTGATGGTCCGCATGCGGCTGGGCGCGGACGGCGTTCCGGGCGGCATCACCGTCGTCCCGCCCGCCGGAAATCCGGAGATCGAGCAGGAGGCGGTGCGCGGCGCGGAACTCCTCCGCTTTCGCCCCGCGATGATCGAGGGGCGGCCGGTCGCCGTCTGGATTCAGCTTCCGCTCACGTTCGAGTTCCGGTAA
- a CDS encoding TonB family protein produces MIRLDRAITRMHSAVRERMVERYPRLRDGREVVRMLTDDVKRLGARDSRVVPGSTLRVRLRMRLDREGVPDSIQVVTPGTPGPFRRAAIRAARRLRFRPARLHGRPVPVWIELPLTFRIPPR; encoded by the coding sequence ATGATCCGCCTGGACCGGGCGATCACGCGGATGCACTCGGCGGTGCGGGAGCGGATGGTGGAGCGCTACCCCAGGCTGCGGGACGGGCGTGAGGTGGTAAGGATGCTGACCGATGACGTAAAACGCCTGGGCGCGCGTGATTCGCGCGTGGTCCCCGGCTCGACGCTGCGGGTGCGCCTGCGGATGCGGCTGGACCGCGAGGGCGTTCCGGACAGCATTCAGGTGGTCACGCCCGGCACACCGGGGCCGTTCAGGCGCGCCGCCATCCGCGCGGCCAGACGGCTGCGCTTTCGCCCCGCCAGGCTGCACGGCCGACCGGTTCCGGTCTGGATCGAGCTTCCCCTGACCTTTCGCATTCCGCCGCGCTGA
- a CDS encoding DUF4105 domain-containing protein, which yields MKTLPRLLRWTRNALLCLIAAAAVGWAALRLSTRPSHARTWRTEQSVLPRVAVSDSIVTVRNVRDFTFRSPTDFTPGYRDRRYDLNKIERVWFVLSPFNPDWRGPAHSFLSFSFSDSQYVSVSVEARREADEEYSVWKGALRQYELMYVIGEERDVIGLRAVTWNDPVYLFPVRATPAQARALFVAMMRRAQALESRPDFYNTFTNNCTTNILDPVNQIASRRIPFGIDILLPGYSDELAYEHGLIDTDLPLEQARERFRINARAQAAAGKPDFSARIRVAGGR from the coding sequence TTGAAGACTCTGCCGCGACTGCTGCGCTGGACGCGCAATGCCCTGCTCTGCCTGATCGCGGCCGCCGCCGTGGGCTGGGCGGCGCTGCGCCTGAGCACGCGGCCATCGCACGCGCGTACGTGGCGCACCGAGCAGAGCGTGCTGCCGCGCGTGGCGGTTTCCGACAGCATCGTGACCGTCCGCAACGTGCGCGACTTCACCTTTCGCTCGCCGACGGACTTTACGCCGGGGTACCGCGACCGCCGCTACGACCTGAACAAGATCGAGCGCGTGTGGTTCGTGCTGTCGCCGTTCAACCCCGACTGGCGCGGGCCGGCGCACAGCTTTCTCTCGTTCAGCTTCTCTGATTCGCAGTACGTGAGCGTGTCGGTGGAGGCGCGGCGCGAGGCGGACGAGGAGTATTCCGTGTGGAAGGGCGCGCTGCGGCAGTACGAACTGATGTACGTGATCGGCGAGGAGCGCGACGTGATCGGGTTGCGCGCGGTGACGTGGAATGATCCGGTATACCTGTTTCCCGTCCGTGCCACGCCGGCGCAGGCGCGCGCCCTGTTCGTGGCCATGATGCGCCGCGCGCAGGCGCTGGAAAGCCGGCCGGACTTCTACAACACGTTCACCAACAACTGCACCACCAACATCCTGGACCCGGTGAACCAGATCGCCTCGCGGCGCATTCCGTTCGGCATCGACATCCTGCTCCCCGGCTACTCCGATGAGCTGGCGTACGAGCATGGGTTGATTGATACGGATCTGCCGCTGGAGCAGGCGCGCGAGCGGTTCCGCATCAACGCGCGCGCGCAGGCCGCGGCCGGAAAGCCGGATTTTTCCGCGCGCATCCGCGTGGCGGGCGGGCGATGA
- a CDS encoding NAD(P)H-hydrate dehydratase: MNKPIQVTPASLRRLALPSLDDEADKDARGRVLLVGGCAENPGGLLLAAEAAMRAGAGKLQLATTHAVSVAVAIAVPEARVFGHPGKPDSISPRAAQEIAERANRVNALLVGPGLVDEDAAARLARGILRELEHPAVVLDAGGLAALREDADAARHLDGRVVLTPHAGEMAQLLDMERDDVEADPEAAARTAVARFGTVVALKGPRTIIVGPEGTAYQYEGGGVGLATSGSGDVLGGIVAGLLARGAEPVTAAVWGVYLHGEAGNALARRTGAVGFLARELPAEVPAILHRMSEDDGEG; the protein is encoded by the coding sequence ATGAACAAGCCCATTCAGGTCACCCCCGCGTCGCTCCGCCGCCTCGCGCTTCCCTCGCTGGACGACGAGGCGGACAAGGATGCCCGCGGGCGCGTGCTGCTGGTGGGCGGCTGCGCGGAAAACCCCGGCGGACTGCTGCTGGCGGCCGAAGCGGCCATGCGGGCCGGCGCGGGAAAGCTGCAGTTGGCCACCACGCACGCCGTGTCCGTCGCCGTCGCGATCGCGGTGCCGGAGGCGCGCGTCTTTGGCCATCCCGGCAAGCCGGACAGCATCAGCCCGCGCGCGGCGCAGGAGATTGCCGAGCGCGCCAATCGAGTGAATGCGCTGCTGGTGGGGCCAGGGCTGGTGGATGAGGACGCGGCCGCCCGCCTGGCCCGCGGCATTCTGCGCGAGTTGGAGCACCCCGCCGTGGTGCTGGACGCGGGCGGCCTGGCCGCGCTGCGCGAGGACGCGGACGCGGCCAGGCACCTGGACGGGCGCGTGGTGCTGACGCCGCACGCGGGCGAGATGGCGCAGCTGCTGGACATGGAACGCGACGACGTGGAGGCCGATCCCGAGGCCGCAGCGCGCACCGCGGTGGCGCGCTTCGGCACGGTGGTGGCGCTCAAGGGGCCGCGGACGATCATCGTGGGCCCGGAAGGGACGGCGTACCAGTACGAGGGCGGCGGCGTGGGGCTGGCCACCTCCGGCTCCGGCGACGTGCTGGGCGGGATCGTGGCGGGGCTGCTGGCGCGCGGCGCGGAGCCGGTGACGGCGGCGGTGTGGGGCGTGTACCTGCACGGCGAGGCGGGCAACGCGCTGGCCCGCCGCACCGGCGCGGTCGGCTTTCTGGCGCGCGAACTGCCGGCCGAGGTGCCGGCGATCCTGCACCGGATGTCTGAAGACGACGGAGAGGGCTGA
- a CDS encoding histidine phosphatase family protein — protein sequence MERRWPDVLWIVRHGQSAGNVASDAAHLAGLSEIAIAERDVDVPLSALGEQQASALGRWFAAMPEHERPTVVLASPYLRARRTAELIREAGGFSADLGIDADERLREKEFGILDRLTRGGVAERFPEQAEFRRLLGKFYHRPPGGESWCDVILRLRSALDTLSLHQREERVLIVCHQVVVLCMRYLLECMTEAEILGIDAAQEVANCSVTSYEFNPRLGPKGKMELTRFNFVAPLEVAGAPVTTRPDEAVAAR from the coding sequence ATGGAGAGAAGGTGGCCGGACGTGCTGTGGATCGTGCGGCACGGGCAGAGCGCGGGAAATGTGGCGAGTGACGCGGCGCACCTGGCCGGACTGTCGGAAATCGCCATCGCCGAGCGCGACGTGGACGTGCCGCTGAGCGCGCTGGGAGAGCAGCAGGCCTCGGCGCTGGGCCGCTGGTTCGCCGCCATGCCGGAGCACGAGCGGCCGACGGTGGTGCTGGCGTCGCCGTACCTGCGCGCGCGGCGGACGGCGGAGCTGATCCGCGAGGCGGGCGGGTTTTCCGCGGACTTGGGCATCGACGCGGATGAACGGCTGCGCGAAAAGGAGTTCGGCATCCTGGACCGGCTTACGCGCGGCGGCGTGGCGGAGCGCTTTCCGGAGCAGGCGGAATTCCGCCGCCTGCTGGGCAAGTTCTACCATCGCCCGCCCGGCGGCGAAAGCTGGTGCGACGTCATCCTCCGCCTGCGCAGCGCGCTGGACACGCTGTCGCTGCACCAGCGCGAGGAGCGCGTCCTCATCGTCTGCCACCAGGTCGTCGTCCTCTGCATGCGCTACCTGCTGGAGTGCATGACGGAGGCGGAAATCCTGGGGATCGACGCGGCGCAGGAGGTGGCCAACTGTTCGGTCACCTCGTACGAGTTCAATCCCCGGCTGGGGCCCAAGGGCAAGATGGAGCTCACCCGGTTCAATTTTGTCGCGCCGCTGGAAGTGGCGGGCGCGCCCGTCACCACCCGCCCGGACGAGGCCGTCGCCGCCCGATGA